Proteins found in one Seonamhaeicola sp. S2-3 genomic segment:
- a CDS encoding PrsW family intramembrane metalloprotease, translated as MNLLLLAIAPVCIIILYVYFKDKYEKEPKRLLLYNFILGAVVSILLTTVIYFAIDMVLVLNHTSIFQQFIRAFFVVALTEEFSKYIIVRYVAQRHSEFNEPFDGIIYAVMVSMGFAATENIFYVLESGYQTAILRAFTAVPAHATFGILMGYFMGKAKFSKNRAQLNLMGLLLAMLFHGAYDFFLFIDFIPGIWLGALASLIVGILLSRKAIKRHQKNSNFRV; from the coding sequence ATGAATTTATTACTCTTGGCCATTGCGCCCGTTTGCATCATTATTTTATATGTATATTTTAAAGATAAATACGAAAAAGAACCTAAGCGCTTACTTTTATATAACTTTATCTTAGGTGCGGTTGTTAGCATTTTACTTACCACAGTTATTTATTTTGCAATTGATATGGTACTTGTACTTAATCACACAAGTATTTTTCAACAATTTATCAGGGCATTTTTTGTTGTAGCGTTAACCGAAGAATTCAGTAAGTACATAATAGTTAGATATGTTGCACAGCGTCATTCTGAATTTAACGAACCTTTTGATGGTATAATATATGCCGTTATGGTATCTATGGGTTTTGCCGCAACAGAAAACATTTTTTACGTTTTAGAAAGCGGATATCAAACAGCTATTTTAAGAGCTTTTACTGCTGTTCCTGCACATGCCACATTTGGTATTTTAATGGGATACTTTATGGGTAAAGCTAAATTTTCTAAAAATAGAGCCCAATTAAATTTAATGGGGTTATTACTTGCAATGCTTTTTCACGGCGCTTATGATTTCTTTTTATTTATAGATTTTATCCCAGGTATCTGGTTAGGTGCCTTAGCTTCTTTAATTGTTGGTATTCTTTTGTCTAGAAAGGCTATAAAAAGGCATCAAAAAAACTCAAATTTTAGGGTTTAA
- a CDS encoding acetyl-CoA carboxylase biotin carboxyl carrier protein subunit — MGKIFKTKVNNAYDFEIRKEDVSALDALNVSKSKFHILHNNKPYNAEIVKSNFNNKSYQIKVNNNTYNVNIINELDVLIKELGFTIGATKHVNSIKAPMPGLILDINIDIGQEVKEGDSLLILEAMKMENVITSPRDGIIKTLTVNKGETVLKNQLLIEFQ; from the coding sequence ATGGGCAAAATTTTCAAAACTAAGGTTAATAATGCTTATGATTTTGAAATAAGAAAAGAAGACGTATCTGCTTTAGATGCCTTAAATGTTTCAAAATCAAAATTTCATATTCTTCACAATAACAAGCCTTACAACGCAGAAATTGTTAAGTCTAATTTTAATAATAAAAGCTATCAAATTAAAGTTAACAACAACACCTATAATGTTAATATAATTAATGAATTAGATGTATTAATAAAAGAACTAGGGTTTACAATAGGTGCTACTAAACACGTTAATTCTATAAAAGCTCCAATGCCTGGGCTTATTTTAGATATTAATATTGACATTGGACAAGAAGTAAAAGAAGGAGATTCTTTACTAATTTTAGAAGCTATGAAAATGGAAAATGTAATTACCTCGCCAAGAGATGGTATTATTAAAACATTAACCGTTAACAAAGGAGAAACCGTTCTAAAAAACCAATTATTAATTGAATTTCAATAA